The following nucleotide sequence is from Prosthecobacter sp..
GCGAGGCGTTTGAAGCCGAGAAGGTGCGGAAAAAGTATCTCGCCTTGAGCAGCGGCGGCGGATTGAAACCTGAAGGCGTTTGGTTGGATCATCTGGTCACGACCCATGCCAAGCATCAGGTACGTACGACGGTCCGGCATGGCACACGCCCCAATGCGGAGGCCAAGTATCGTGTGATCGAAGTCAATGCGGCCAATCGCGTCGTGCTGATCGAGATCGAGCTGATCACCGGCAAGACGCATCAAATTCGCGTGCAGGCGGCCTCACGGCAGCTCCCACTGGTGGGCGATGATGTCTATGGCTCGTTCGATTTGAACCGCAAACTGCGCAAGACGATCAACGCGAAGCGCTTGTTCCTGCATGCGCATGAACTGAGCCTGAAGCATCCCGCATCAGGCCAGCCGCTGAGTGTGAAGGCACCGCTGCCTCCAGATCTGCATGCGGTGTTGGAGGCAGCGGGGATGAAAGCAGTTTAAGCCGCCTTCTTGAGCAGGAAGTACTCGATGCCATCGACGAGCGCCTTCCAGCTCGCGTCGATGATGTTGCAGCTCACGCCGACGGTGCTCCAGGTGGCGTTGCCGTTGGTGCTGGTGATGAGCACGCGTGTCTTTGCGGCTGTTCCCGTGCCGCCGTCGATGATGCGCACCTTGTAATCCGCCAGGCGCATGTGTTGCAGCGCCGGGAAGAAGGGCAGGAGGGCCTTGCGCAGCGCATTGTCGAGCGCATTCACGGGGCCGTCGCCTTCATCAACGGTGTAAACGCGCGTGCCGCCGATTTCGAGCTTGATGGTGGCCTCGCAGGTTTCAAAACCATGCGCACCCCCGTGGAAACGGTGCGTGGAGTGGTATTCGATGAGATTGAAGACCGGTGCGTGCTGGCCGGTCTGCTTGCGGATGAGCATTTCGAACGAGGCCTCGGCGGCTTCGAATTCATAGCCTTCGCTTTCGAGGCGTTTCACCTCGGAAAGGATGTTCTGAACTTCAGGGGCGCCTTTGGCGAACTTGAAGCCCATGCCCTCGGCCTTCACCAGCACGTTCGACTGGCCAGACATGTCAGAGATGGTGATGATGCGCTGGTTGCCGACAAGTGCGGGATCGATGTGCTCGTAAGTGCGGGCCAGTTTCTGCACCGCATGCACATGCAAACCGCCTTTGTGCGTGAATGCGGCCAGACCGACATATGGAGCGCGGATGTCATGCGGCACGTTGGCGAGTTCATCGACGAAATGGGCGAGTTCGCGCAGACGGGTGAGGTCGAGGCCGAGTGCGACGCCCATCTTGAGCTGGAGTGCGGGCATGATGGTGGTGAGGTTGCAGTTTCCCACGCGCTCACCGTAGCCGTTGATCGTGCCTTGAACCTGACAGGCTCCGGCGCGCACGGCAGCGAGGGCATTGGCGACACCGACTCCGCCGTCGTTGTGCGTATGAATGCCCACCGGGCGGCCGAGATGGGCGATGACCTTGCGTGTGGTGTCTTCGACGAACTCCGGCAGCGCGCCGCCATTCGTTTCGCACAGCACGATGAGGTCGGCACCTGCATCCTGGGCGGCTTTGACCGTTTTGAGCGAGTATTCGGGGTCTTCCTTGAAGCTGTCGAAGAAATGCTCGGCGTCGTAGAGCACCTCGCGGCCGTGTTTTTTCAAATAGGCCACGGTGTCGGCGATCATGGCAAGATTTTCTTCCAGACTGACCTGGAAGACCTCAGTGACATGCAGCGCCCAGGTTTTACCGACCACGGTGACGGCGGGGGTCTTCGCATCGAGCAGCATTTTGACCTGCGGATCGTCCTCGACCTTCATTTTGCCGCGACGGGTCATGCCGAAGGCGGTGATTTTCGCGGTTTTCCAGGTGCGCTTGGCGGCTTCTTCAAAGAAGGCCGCGTCCTTGGGATTGGAGCCGGGCCAGCCGCCTTCGATGTAGTGCACGCCGAATTCGTCGAGCTTTTCGGCGACACGGATTTTGTCGAGGGTGCTGAAGGAGATGCCGGTGCCCTGGGTGCCGTCACGCAGGGTGGTGTCATAGATGGTAACTGGAGACATGTGGGTATGGAAATGGAGAGGGTGAAAGGGGGTGCAATGAGAAAACAGGCCGGATGGCGGTTGCCAAAGGTTCCGGGACGCCGGATGCCAAAAGTGCCTGAAGCGCAGGCATGCAATAACGGACTCTTCCGGCAGCGTCAGGCGCGGAGGAGTCCGATGCTAATTCGGATGATTTGGCAGATGTCAGGGCGGTTTCCCATGAGCGAGGCGACGATTAACCGCTGCCCGCCCTGATGGCAAAGAGAAGTTTGAGGGGCAGACACGTGATCTGCTGCTTCTTTGCCTGTTGGAGTATTGGGAGTTTACCTGCCCAAGCCGCCATCGGCGCCATCATGGATGGCAGGGACTGCATGCTGGAGACTAGGCACCTGCCAGCCGTTGGCGGGCAGCGGAGAGACGCTCCCTTCGAGGGCGGGACGCACTTCCAAATGCTTGCGGAGCAGCATGTCTGCTAGGGTGGCCTCGTCATGTTCGGCCATGCGCGCCAAGGGCAGGTC
It contains:
- a CDS encoding RluA family pseudouridine synthase, which translates into the protein MSSNPAITRCEILHEDRFIIVVNKPHGVLSHPNPKAAKPQPAAFEGSYDHDRRCFKTSMGNVWLIHRLDQDTSGVLLGAKDEKTATACREAFEAEKVRKKYLALSSGGGLKPEGVWLDHLVTTHAKHQVRTTVRHGTRPNAEAKYRVIEVNAANRVVLIEIELITGKTHQIRVQAASRQLPLVGDDVYGSFDLNRKLRKTINAKRLFLHAHELSLKHPASGQPLSVKAPLPPDLHAVLEAAGMKAV
- the cimA gene encoding citramalate synthase, with protein sequence MSPVTIYDTTLRDGTQGTGISFSTLDKIRVAEKLDEFGVHYIEGGWPGSNPKDAAFFEEAAKRTWKTAKITAFGMTRRGKMKVEDDPQVKMLLDAKTPAVTVVGKTWALHVTEVFQVSLEENLAMIADTVAYLKKHGREVLYDAEHFFDSFKEDPEYSLKTVKAAQDAGADLIVLCETNGGALPEFVEDTTRKVIAHLGRPVGIHTHNDGGVGVANALAAVRAGACQVQGTINGYGERVGNCNLTTIMPALQLKMGVALGLDLTRLRELAHFVDELANVPHDIRAPYVGLAAFTHKGGLHVHAVQKLARTYEHIDPALVGNQRIITISDMSGQSNVLVKAEGMGFKFAKGAPEVQNILSEVKRLESEGYEFEAAEASFEMLIRKQTGQHAPVFNLIEYHSTHRFHGGAHGFETCEATIKLEIGGTRVYTVDEGDGPVNALDNALRKALLPFFPALQHMRLADYKVRIIDGGTGTAAKTRVLITSTNGNATWSTVGVSCNIIDASWKALVDGIEYFLLKKAA